The Lolium rigidum isolate FL_2022 unplaced genomic scaffold, APGP_CSIRO_Lrig_0.1 contig_47971_1, whole genome shotgun sequence genome contains the following window.
CGGGCCATAGCCATGTAGCTCTTAATTGCAGAAGCAACCTTTACTTACAGATATGTTGCACAATGCTCATGCGGATGCCCACGATAGCACCTTCAACAAATTAGGGACAACGCACAAGGTCAGATATAAATGCATAGAAGAGAGAGAGATGTTAGGCCTAAATATCaacatgagaaatgatgtgagcAAGACCTTCCCAGTTCTAATTTTTAAAAATTTCCGATCTAATTGGTAGTAGGATGAAGTAAAATATAAGAAAAGTATCGACATACCTCATCCATTGGCACAATCTAGCCGATCTGAGGCTGGCCACATAACCTGCCAACCAGCACAAACTTATTATAATAATAAGCTTAAGAGAAGCAGATAAAATTTTCAAGAAAATACATAAAGAGGTGTTACGAAAAGGTGAGATGGTGAGCTAACTCGTGACTCAAGGGCAACAAATCCATTGGAGGTTGGGGTGCTCTCTAAGCAACCAAGATAGGTTCGACCACACAAAGCATAAGGGGACGGGTGGATGAGTTTTGTCGCCTACATAAAGTCTTGGAGTCTGGTGTGGACTTGTTTTTTTCTACTGACGACAACAGCAATGGTATCGTCGACGACAGGGATGACGGGCGTTGGCCACCGGACCCTAAATATTATCAGTCTTAGGACACCACACAAAAGTTTATCTGGAAATTGAGACCTTAAAAATCAAGATAGAAATAATATAAGGAGCTCAAGTGACTAAATGAGAACTTCATCTGTTGAATAGGTTTATTTGGGCACGTAACTTTCAGTGGGTAGCGAGGCATTGCTAGTCACATAATTGATAGGGGTGATACAATATACATGCAAGCCATTGTTGGATGTAGCTAAATTTCGGAAAATGTAAACTATTGAGGAGAATACATTACATGGATTAATCGTACTGTGCAACCAATTACGTTTTTTAGGAAAAGTAAACTATTGAGTAGAATATTACATGGATTAATCCTTCTGTGCAACCATATTGCTTTTTCACCGAACACCTTGTAGGCACAAATTATAAAGAGCTGAACAAACAAAGATGAGAGGGGTTAGATCAAAAGAAATAAGGGAGGAGACGATAATCAGTAGGAAAAATAGCACCCAAGGACACAGGGAAACACATGCCCTGGCTAGAGCCAAACTTGTGCTGAATCAAAAGTTCAAAACCAGGTGAATGGATCCGTACATGCCATCTTTCGGTCACCATACACGACGAGGCGTCGATGGGTGGGGCAGAGCCAGGCCGGCCGTTGGCCGCGGCTGCCGGCGGAGAGGACAGGGATGGAAGCAGATTAGCTTCCCCACTTGCTCCTCCACATCGAGCTCTGTCTCCTCGTCCATGGCGCATTGCTTCCCCTTGCCTCTCTCTGTTCCATCCATGGAGAAGACTGGCAGAGAAGAAGTGGGCAGAGTGGAGCTAGTGGGGAATGGAGGAGGGGGCGGTGGGGGCTGATGCTCGTGGTGAGGAAGAAACTGGGGGAGGGGATGGGCCATGGGCGGGCGGCCAGGGAGGCGGGCAGCGCCGCCAATCGTAGCGCAAGAAGGACgcgaggggattggggaggagcggCGCACGATTCCgggagaggcggctagggtttttttcACTTTGGGCTGGCCTATTTATACTGTGCGGTGAAAGCAATTGAAGGGCTGAGATTCGCTGCAAGGGGCCATCCAACGGTCACCATCTCAAATCGCTGTGAGGGCTCCGcaggggggcatcatatatacccctgGATATATAATCCGTACAACAATCATGGGATTGGCACTACACATAATTGAACCCAGCTTGGATCTTTTCTGATAGCACTATTCGTAAGCTCCTACTTCGTCCCAGTAACTCGCGGTGACATCATCGATGCTCATTGTCGGGGatattttataatttgccacacacTACTTTAACCCTCTATAATTTGCCACAGATTACTTTTTGTTTTACTATTTGCTAACATTAGACTAATTTCTTTATAATTTGCCCTTTTCATTCCTTTAcagatattttaatttttttgaccCCAAAATACATTGTGTAATACCGTATTGTACCCTTATGGCTGAAACTCTCAGCCAAACATAGTAGATCCATCGAGTCAACCAAATCAGCAAAACAAGGGAGTTGTGGGCATCCTTCATTCCTGGCGGAGAAACAGGGATCCAAGAAACAAAGAAGCTGGGGGGCTAGGCGAGATcaccgccggcggcagcgaccgGACCACGGGTGGCGCGTCCATGATCGGAGACCATGAAGGGCAGCCACGATCCATGTACAATAGCTCTCCCGAACTTTCCTCCTTCCCATCTTTATTTGCCATATTTCCCTTGCGTGGCAGCCACGATCTGTGGTAGATAACTGACTAAATATGAATCTCATCATCTTGCTGGGATCCCCATCTTGCTTTTGTTTCTGCACTACACCATGCGGGATCCCACACCATATTGGCATGTGCATATTAGATGTCAGTATCAGTACCATAATATTGACTTATGTTTCCTCACAAACAAATAAATTGCTATTTTGTTTTCGACAACTATCTCATTTATATCAAATATTAGATTCAATGCTCACTTATGTTTCCTCACAAACTAATAAATTGCTATTTCATTTTCGACTAGGGCATCGACGACAGATACTACCAACTTGTCTACTTTGAATATTGCCCAATCCAATGATGGAAGTAGTTTAGTTGATAGAGTCATTGATTGGTCTCAAATTGAGATAGCACCTGCAAATGAAAATGAAATTAAAGTTCCTGTAGTAGAAGAGAACTTGTGCTTGATACTTGGAATTAATGATAAATCCGGGCATCGACGAGCTATAGCTGGAGCAGCTATCGAGGCCTCCATTGCAAACATCAATGCTAGTATGGATGATATTGACCAGCATTTACTTGCTGATGCAGCTCTCCCTGTGCCTGACCATATGTCTGAAGAGAAACACTTTTGGTATGACAAAGAACATCCTGTGATAGAGGAAGGTTCCTTGTTTACTTCAATGCAAGAGTTTAGGATGCTCTTGAGAACATTTGCTATTAGAGGCAGTTTGACATTCAAATACAAGATAGTGACACGACTCGATTTATAAGCCATTGTAAAGGAAATATATGTCGTTGGAGAATAACGGCTAGGACAACAGAAGATGGAAAAACAGTCATAGAAATAACTCATCTAGCATCAGCCTTTGATGTTGTATGTTGCAACTATTTTATAAAGTTACGCGCAACTAACAAATTATATTGTGTTTTCCTATGGGTTAACAAAATAGTAAAGCCAAGCATTTGACGGATTTTTGAACGGTTGTAGACCATATGTTAGTATAGACTCCACCTTCATGAATGGAAAGTGGAATAGTCAGTTAGCAGCATGTACTGCACTTGATGGACATAACTGGATGTTTCCTTTCGCATTTGGATTCTTTGCTTCAGAGACGAAGGGTAACTGGACTTGGTTTATGGAACAATTTCATAGGGCAATAGGACATCTTCAAAATCTAGCTATCTGTACAGATGCATGCAAAGGGTTAGAGAATGCAGTTAAAAAAGTTTTTCCTCAAGCTGAGCAAAGGGAATGCTTTAGGCATCTAATGGAAAACTTCAAAAAAAGTTTCATGGAGACGTTTTTGGTTGGATGTGGCCAGCAGCCAAGGCCTATCGCGTAGAAACATTTAACTACCATATGGCCAAGGTATTTGAAGCTAAACCCGACACTACTAAGAAAAGGGCAAtcaatggcgcaccacttttacccatcagtggcgcactggtggtgcgccactgttatcacgccactgctaagttttagtagtggcgcactagtggtgcgccacaactaccctaagtaacagtggcgcactatgtggtgcgccattgacaagtccagtgatgcgccactattaccccaaaggggtgcgccactgttgttctGCAGTATTGCGCCACAACTCTATGGTTTCGGTGCGCTACTGCTACCtcctggggtgcgccactgttatggcGTTCTGGTGCGCCATTGCTTCCTGTACAAGTGCGCCACTGCGGTCTCTCGGACGTGCGCCATTGCTGGCAACAGCGGTGCGCCACTTGCTACTTTCGAAAGGGGATCGAGAGTAGTGCGCCACAAGGTCCAAACTAGTGCGCCACTTGCTACTTATcggtcgtgcgccactgatggtccTCTAGTGCGCCACTTCTAGtatttcgtttttattttttgtattccTGGCAGGTATTTGTACAGGTTGTATATCACACTATAACAACACAAATATAGTATATATAACACACATAAGCAGCTAGCACAGTATACCAATACATAgtccttcacattagcctccatgcttcacaagatttcaaatattagatAAGTGTTAccgtgttacaagtcacaaatgagctagtggttacacaaggtcgatcatctaaactagcatcacatagaa
Protein-coding sequences here:
- the LOC124681601 gene encoding uncharacterized protein LOC124681601 isoform X2, which encodes MRHGRGDRARCGGASGEANLLPSLSSPPAAAANGRPGSAPPIDASSCMVTERWHLFIICAYKVFGEKAIWLHRRINPCYVASLRSARLCQWMRCYRGHPHEHCATYLLLYSVTMAGGAQGGFPRIGKILENDTFQYVLFANYIEGTKVGCHCIPSPNEKG
- the LOC124681601 gene encoding uncharacterized protein LOC124681601 isoform X1 — encoded protein: MRHGRGDRARCGGASGEANLLPSLSSPPAAAANGRPGSAPPIDASSCMVTERWHLFIICAYKVFGEKAIWLHRRINPCYVASLRSARLCQWMRCYRGHPHEHCATYLLLYSVTMAGGAQGGFPRIGKILENDTFQYVLFANYIEVFQSILLQLLTLSPSANCHPRFCNV
- the LOC124681601 gene encoding uncharacterized protein LOC124681601 isoform X3, translated to MRHGRGDRARCGGASGEANLLPSLSSPPAAAANGRPGSAPPIDASSCMVTERWHLFIICAYKVFGEKAIWLHRRINPCYVASLRSARLCQWMRCYRGHPHEHCATYLLLYSVTMAGGAQGGFPRIGKVVCALDRRYWRMTPSNMFYLRTT